The Bacteroidia bacterium genome contains the following window.
CTTTGGCCTTCATCCAGGTTGGCGGGTTGGGTTTTACTTGCCGTTTTGTTGGTGTTTCGGTTTTGGCATTTGGAAGCCGATCCGTCCTTCTTAAAAGCCATTGCCGATATCGATGATGAAGCCTGGTGGGCTGCTCCTGCATTGCACTATCTAAAAACGGGTTCCTTTCTCTTGCATAACCAAAGTGGTGGTTTCTTATTGGCTCCTGCTTATTCTTTTTTGTTGCTTGCCTGGTTCAAAATAGCCGGTGCAAACCTTGTTTCTATTCATGTTTTTCACCTGGTCTTTTTCATGCTTACCTGTTTGGGAATTTATCAGTACTTGGGCAAAGGAAACCCAAACCGGATTTGGATTCTTGCCTTGTTTTTGTCTAACTTCTTTTTCTTCGATT
Protein-coding sequences here:
- a CDS encoding glycosyltransferase family 39 protein, producing the protein MQNLPSILWPSSRLAGWVLLAVLLVFRFWHLEADPSFLKAIADIDDEAWWAAPALHYLKTGSFLLHNQSGGFLLAPAYSFLLLAWFKIAGANLVSIHVFHLVFFMLTCLGIYQYLGKGNPNRIWILALFLSNFFFFDFSRIGFPENVQMALLIWLLLACKKWFQQPSLILSSSIGFLLGLIILVKVSIVWLLPAFMAGVWYARPGEVKIP